The following proteins come from a genomic window of Venenivibrio stagnispumantis:
- a CDS encoding phosphoesterase, whose protein sequence is MEINQIDFVLITDHNNSDYKYFEDEKIFAGEERNTEDGRLLLLGNKIPVISHPNNFEFEHYRWKGEFKKDYLYEIINIKDIVVWNKLITGLSLIKNLLIFPITRNIIHKWNSLIPADKWIELYFNRAKGLKIIGGTDLHIKVVYQERTHGLMIPSYKSGFKWLINIVYSTHPIENKDQLLNALKNGNLYISLKQNFFNIWAEKDNKIYILGEEIPLDSNIYFEFNKKKKVAILKKDNIPVLITEKDYFKYKAKEKGDYHLELYEYDFKLFGYYFGFRLIGITNFFKVV, encoded by the coding sequence ATGGAGATAAATCAGATAGATTTTGTTTTAATTACAGACCATAATAACTCAGATTATAAATATTTTGAAGATGAAAAAATCTTTGCCGGAGAAGAAAGAAACACAGAAGATGGAAGATTACTTCTTCTTGGAAATAAAATACCGGTAATATCTCACCCTAACAATTTTGAGTTTGAGCATTATAGATGGAAGGGAGAATTTAAAAAGGATTATCTATATGAGATTATAAATATTAAAGATATTGTTGTTTGGAATAAATTAATTACAGGGCTTTCTTTAATTAAAAATTTATTAATATTTCCGATAACAAGAAATATAATCCATAAATGGAATAGCTTAATTCCGGCAGATAAATGGATAGAGCTTTATTTTAACAGGGCAAAAGGTTTAAAAATAATAGGTGGAACTGATTTACATATAAAAGTAGTTTATCAAGAAAGAACCCATGGTTTAATGATACCTTCATATAAATCCGGATTTAAATGGCTTATAAATATTGTTTATTCTACGCATCCGATAGAAAATAAAGACCAGCTACTAAATGCTTTAAAAAATGGCAATCTGTATATATCTTTAAAACAAAATTTTTTCAATATCTGGGCAGAAAAAGATAATAAAATATATATCCTCGGTGAAGAAATACCCTTAGATAGTAATATATATTTTGAATTTAATAAAAAGAAAAAAGTAGCAATCTTAAAAAAAGATAATATACCGGTTTTAATTACAGAGAAAGATTATTTTAAATATAAAGCAAAAGAAAAAGGAGATTATCATTTAGAGCTTTATGAGTATGATTTTAAATTATTTGGATATTATTTTGGATTTAGATTAATCGGAATAACTAACTTTTTTAAGGTGGTTTAA
- a CDS encoding nitronate monooxygenase — MGLPSLRIGKYEIQYPIIQGGMGVGISWENLAGNVSKNGCLGVVSSVGTGYRHPNYVRLKDGRPVGSLNIHNKQALQQIIRDAKDIAGGEKAVIGVNILCAITDYGRVVRDSIEAGANIIISGAGLPLRLPEYAEGSDAALVPIVSSARALRVICKHWKKKYNRLPDAVVLEGPLSGGHQGIPYEDCFKPEYQLENLFVEVMKERDLWGNFPIIVAGGIWSKEDIEWYISQGAAGVQMGTRFVGTYECDASMEFKKVIINAKKEDIVLLKSPVGYPARGIVTKLIKDIERGTAPEVKCISNCVVPCNHGEEAKKVGYCIADRLGDAYLGRYETGLFFSGSNGYRIKRLVHVKDLIRELVEGIPSGQEEPENQEAEVAK, encoded by the coding sequence ATGGGATTACCATCATTAAGAATAGGAAAATATGAAATACAATATCCGATAATACAGGGTGGAATGGGAGTAGGAATATCTTGGGAAAATCTTGCCGGAAATGTTTCAAAAAATGGCTGTCTTGGTGTAGTTTCTTCGGTAGGAACCGGATATAGACATCCTAATTATGTAAGATTAAAAGATGGAAGACCGGTAGGAAGTTTAAATATTCATAATAAACAGGCTTTACAGCAGATTATAAGAGATGCAAAAGATATAGCCGGTGGAGAAAAAGCTGTAATAGGTGTAAATATATTATGTGCCATAACAGATTATGGCAGGGTTGTAAGAGATTCTATTGAAGCCGGAGCAAATATAATAATTTCCGGTGCAGGGCTTCCACTTAGATTGCCTGAGTATGCAGAAGGAAGCGATGCTGCACTTGTTCCAATAGTTTCTTCAGCAAGGGCATTAAGAGTAATATGCAAGCATTGGAAAAAGAAATATAATAGATTACCGGATGCGGTAGTTCTTGAAGGGCCATTATCCGGTGGGCATCAAGGAATACCTTATGAAGATTGTTTTAAACCTGAATATCAGCTTGAAAATCTATTTGTTGAAGTAATGAAAGAAAGAGATTTATGGGGAAATTTTCCTATAATAGTAGCCGGTGGAATATGGAGCAAAGAAGATATAGAATGGTATATATCACAAGGAGCAGCTGGCGTTCAGATGGGAACAAGATTTGTAGGCACTTATGAATGCGATGCATCTATGGAATTTAAAAAAGTTATAATCAATGCAAAAAAAGAAGATATAGTTTTACTTAAATCTCCGGTAGGTTATCCTGCAAGAGGAATAGTAACAAAATTAATAAAAGATATAGAAAGAGGAACAGCTCCAGAAGTTAAATGTATATCTAACTGCGTAGTCCCTTGCAATCACGGAGAAGAAGCAAAAAAAGTAGGATATTGTATAGCTGATAGATTAGGAGATGCATATCTTGGAAGATATGAAACAGGCTTATTTTTCAGCGGTTCTAATGGATACAGAATAAAAAGATTAGTCCATGTAAAAGATTTAATCAGAGAGCTTGTTGAAGGAATACCTTCCGGACAAGAAGAACCGGAAAACCAAGAAGCAGAGGTAGCAAAATAA
- a CDS encoding DUF4149 domain-containing protein has translation MDRYLYFLIFLILGFLIGASVFFTFIVAPLLFSHFNHRLAGEITNIIFPYYFGIGWILGIVIYTIIAILSTKNKEILRKLKYFVIGISIYIISSMALHKAILPIGQTLNSQYYQLLDEKKEPEAEQIKEKFKTIHSISSAINLFNIILLLFLFYNLYTTKKEEL, from the coding sequence TTGGATAGATATTTATATTTTTTAATCTTTTTAATATTGGGATTTTTGATAGGGGCATCGGTATTTTTTACATTTATCGTTGCTCCTTTACTTTTTTCACATTTTAATCACAGATTAGCCGGAGAAATAACAAATATTATATTTCCTTATTATTTTGGAATTGGTTGGATACTTGGAATTGTGATATACACAATTATTGCAATTTTATCTACAAAAAATAAAGAAATACTTAGGAAATTAAAATATTTTGTAATTGGAATATCAATTTATATCATATCATCTATGGCACTTCATAAAGCTATATTGCCAATAGGACAAACATTAAATAGCCAATATTATCAACTTTTAGATGAGAAAAAAGAACCGGAAGCCGAGCAAATAAAAGAAAAATTCAAAACTATCCATTCAATCTCTTCTGCCATCAATCTTTTTAATATAATCTTGCTTTTATTCCTTTTTTATAATTTATACACAACCAAAAAGGAAGAATTGTAG
- the ndk gene encoding nucleoside-diphosphate kinase: protein MAVERTLVLAKPDAVRKNVVGKIIARFEDEGFKLVALKKLKLTKEQAGQFYIVHKERPFYDELCEFMSSGPIVAMVWEGENAIARVRAIMGATDPAKAEEGTLRKLYGSNVGENAVHGSDSVESANYEIPFFFSGLELIG from the coding sequence ATGGCAGTAGAAAGAACTCTTGTTTTAGCAAAACCTGATGCTGTAAGAAAAAATGTTGTAGGTAAAATTATTGCAAGATTTGAAGATGAAGGTTTTAAATTGGTAGCATTGAAAAAATTAAAACTTACAAAAGAACAGGCAGGACAGTTTTATATTGTTCATAAAGAAAGACCTTTTTATGATGAACTTTGTGAGTTTATGTCTTCCGGACCAATTGTAGCTATGGTTTGGGAAGGAGAAAATGCAATAGCAAGAGTTAGAGCTATTATGGGAGCTACAGACCCTGCAAAAGCAGAAGAAGGAACATTGAGAAAATTATATGGTTCTAATGTCGGAGAAAATGCAGTCCATGGCTCTGATTCGGTAGAATCTGCAAATTATGAAATTCCATTTTTCTTTAGTGGGCTTGAGTTAATTGGATAG
- a CDS encoding NUDIX hydrolase, whose protein sequence is MIKTPFVAVDGIIKIFDKDENFKGIVLIERKNPPYGLALPGGFVDIGETTEEALIREMKEETDLDVIITKLHGVYSKPDRDPRFHTVSIVYICKAYGEPKGKDDAKKASIYKLEEIPFEKLVFDHGKILKDFLER, encoded by the coding sequence ATGATAAAAACTCCATTTGTGGCTGTTGATGGAATAATAAAAATATTTGATAAAGATGAAAATTTTAAAGGAATAGTTTTGATAGAAAGAAAAAATCCACCTTATGGATTGGCTTTGCCGGGAGGATTTGTTGATATAGGAGAAACAACAGAAGAAGCATTGATTAGAGAGATGAAAGAAGAAACAGATTTAGATGTAATAATAACTAAATTACACGGCGTTTATTCTAAACCTGATAGAGACCCAAGATTTCATACTGTTTCTATCGTTTATATCTGTAAAGCTTACGGAGAACCAAAGGGCAAAGATGATGCAAAAAAGGCTTCTATATATAAATTAGAAGAGATACCTTTTGAAAAACTTGTATTTGACCACGGAAAAATTTTAAAAGATTTCTTAGAAAGATAA
- the lpxB gene encoding lipid-A-disaccharide synthase, which translates to MKKRIFISVGEISGDNYASEIIKLLPEYEWVGITGPKMRQAGCKSVEGIENISVVGITEAISKYFHIKNTFKKAVEELKNNIDLLIVVDFPGFNIKLLEEAKKLNIKTVYFISPQIWAWGYKRIHKIVKYTDILISILPFEENYYKDFVNQDFKYIYVGHPLLDIVEYQETEESFKEKLNIDKDKILIGLLAGSRENEIKNLLPIILDSAKILNQKYKNLHFIIPATANMIDKVLEKVKNYQDLPLSVITNIKNEKIPYFPYASYEVMKHSKFSIITSGTATLEAAIIGNPFIIIYKVSPITYFIGKMLVSIKYIGLPNIIAGKEIIKELIQNDCNIENIVKYTEKYITDENLYQETKKELKELKNKLGEKGALQKTAKIIKNILEEGK; encoded by the coding sequence ATGAAAAAAAGAATATTTATATCGGTAGGGGAGATTTCCGGAGATAATTATGCATCGGAGATTATAAAATTACTTCCAGAATATGAATGGGTAGGAATAACCGGCCCTAAAATGAGACAGGCCGGATGCAAATCCGTAGAAGGAATAGAGAATATATCGGTAGTAGGAATAACAGAAGCAATCTCAAAATATTTTCATATAAAAAACACATTTAAAAAAGCAGTAGAAGAATTAAAAAATAATATTGATTTATTAATTGTTGTAGATTTCCCCGGATTTAATATTAAACTTCTTGAAGAAGCAAAAAAGTTAAATATTAAAACGGTATATTTTATATCTCCACAAATATGGGCATGGGGATATAAAAGAATTCATAAAATAGTAAAATATACAGATATTTTAATCTCAATACTTCCATTTGAAGAAAATTATTATAAAGATTTTGTAAATCAGGATTTTAAATATATTTATGTAGGACATCCACTTCTTGATATAGTAGAATATCAGGAAACAGAAGAAAGTTTTAAAGAAAAGCTAAATATAGATAAAGATAAAATTTTAATTGGATTACTTGCCGGTAGCAGGGAAAATGAGATAAAAAATCTACTTCCTATAATTTTAGATTCAGCAAAAATATTAAATCAAAAATATAAAAATTTGCATTTTATAATACCGGCAACTGCCAATATGATAGATAAAGTTTTAGAAAAAGTTAAAAATTATCAAGATTTACCGTTATCAGTAATCACAAATATAAAAAATGAGAAAATACCTTATTTCCCATACGCTTCCTATGAAGTTATGAAACATTCAAAATTTAGTATAATAACTTCTGGAACAGCTACCCTTGAAGCTGCAATTATAGGAAATCCATTTATAATAATATACAAAGTTAGTCCAATTACTTATTTTATAGGGAAAATGCTTGTTTCTATAAAATATATAGGACTTCCAAATATAATAGCCGGAAAAGAGATAATAAAAGAATTAATCCAAAATGATTGCAATATAGAAAATATTGTAAAATATACAGAAAAATATATAACTGATGAAAATCTTTATCAAGAAACAAAAAAAGAGCTAAAAGAATTAAAAAATAAACTTGGAGAAAAGGGAGCATTACAAAAAACAGCAAAAATTATAAAAAATATCTTGGAGGAAGGAAAATGA
- a CDS encoding TonB family protein — MVYTEDKNLLVGVLVSLNIHVFLFLILFFFPFKYFQNQIQEKPIIITVEEIKEEKQKIEEEIKIKKVIEEKKIDKKEIAQKNIAKEEKSEKTQKPETKNRLASNKKIEVEAKNEKIEEEESPLLAKILANDKKSKVEESTAIKKTELSFGEKLSNIGKNVEGTATGREVIYRPPPPKIKTSIIQPSVRAKLWINPDGNVEKVELLTITSDVELNNQIINYLKRWKFNKIPENKTQWATITINFAVE; from the coding sequence ATGGTTTATACAGAGGATAAAAACTTATTGGTTGGTGTTCTTGTATCTTTAAATATACATGTTTTTTTATTTTTAATACTGTTTTTCTTTCCTTTTAAATATTTTCAAAATCAAATACAAGAAAAGCCTATAATTATAACTGTAGAAGAGATAAAAGAGGAAAAACAAAAAATTGAAGAAGAAATAAAAATAAAAAAAGTTATAGAAGAAAAAAAGATAGATAAAAAAGAGATAGCTCAGAAAAATATAGCAAAAGAAGAAAAATCAGAAAAAACACAAAAACCTGAAACAAAAAATAGATTAGCTTCCAATAAAAAAATAGAAGTAGAAGCAAAAAATGAAAAAATAGAAGAGGAAGAATCACCATTACTTGCAAAAATACTTGCAAATGATAAAAAATCAAAAGTAGAAGAGTCAACTGCTATAAAGAAAACAGAACTATCTTTTGGAGAAAAATTATCAAATATAGGAAAAAATGTAGAAGGAACGGCTACCGGTAGAGAAGTTATATACAGACCACCGCCACCCAAGATAAAAACATCTATTATTCAGCCGTCTGTAAGGGCTAAATTATGGATAAATCCTGATGGAAATGTTGAAAAAGTTGAACTTTTAACTATAACATCAGATGTTGAACTAAACAATCAGATAATAAATTATCTAAAAAGATGGAAATTTAATAAAATTCCAGAAAATAAAACCCAATGGGCAACCATTACAATAAATTTTGCAGTAGAATAA
- a CDS encoding LptF/LptG family permease produces the protein MMKLIDKILIKRFIKIFFILVAIFSLVIISSQMLHLPKVIYFMNIFDFFQLLILMELSFIKYLILFAFFISSILTGAILRESNEIYAIYSSGISQLRISKPIFYLSIIFVIIALFISTFLVPYANRERAKFLTTNVKAYFLDSVKEKNFFKVDEKITIYVNEKKDKSFKDIFIYNKNNGYLITAKYGEFIGNYLILKDGYLQLPSENSFSFLHFNEYRFNLDVEYLKQIAIEDAPLTDLFRNIQEKNENFNKSLAILSDRFFFFVPFLFFGVSGFLLGIKLYSKNQTLIATAVSIGIAYMIINFYFVKLIEKSGFSPLIYFIILIGFFSSILIYAIKKE, from the coding sequence ATGATGAAACTAATTGATAAAATACTAATAAAAAGATTTATTAAAATATTTTTCATACTTGTTGCTATTTTTTCCCTTGTAATAATATCTTCCCAAATGCTTCATCTTCCAAAAGTTATTTATTTTATGAATATATTTGATTTTTTTCAACTTTTGATTTTGATGGAACTTTCTTTTATTAAATATCTGATATTGTTTGCTTTTTTTATATCTTCAATATTAACCGGAGCAATACTAAGAGAAAGTAATGAGATTTATGCTATATATTCATCCGGAATATCCCAACTTAGAATTTCAAAACCAATTTTTTATTTATCAATAATATTTGTAATAATAGCTTTATTTATCTCAACTTTTTTAGTTCCTTATGCAAATAGAGAAAGGGCAAAATTTTTAACAACAAATGTAAAAGCATATTTTTTAGATTCTGTAAAAGAGAAAAACTTTTTTAAAGTAGATGAAAAAATAACCATATATGTAAATGAAAAAAAAGATAAATCATTTAAAGATATATTTATATACAACAAAAATAATGGCTATCTTATAACTGCAAAATATGGAGAATTTATAGGAAACTATCTAATCCTAAAAGATGGATATCTTCAACTTCCTTCTGAAAATAGTTTTAGCTTTTTACATTTTAATGAATATAGATTTAATTTAGATGTAGAATATCTAAAACAGATAGCTATTGAAGATGCCCCTTTAACTGATTTATTTAGAAATATTCAGGAAAAAAATGAGAATTTTAATAAAAGCTTAGCTATTTTATCAGATAGATTTTTCTTCTTTGTGCCATTTTTGTTTTTCGGTGTTTCTGGATTTTTACTTGGAATAAAATTATATTCAAAAAATCAAACACTTATAGCTACTGCTGTATCAATAGGAATAGCATATATGATTATAAATTTTTATTTTGTGAAACTTATTGAGAAATCTGGATTTTCACCATTAATATATTTTATTATTCTTATCGGATTTTTCTCATCAATATTAATTTATGCAATTAAAAAAGAGTAA
- the mraY gene encoding phospho-N-acetylmuramoyl-pentapeptide-transferase, translating into MFYHIFYELLGLNIFKYITFRGFYALITAFFISLIIGPYVINKLKAFQKKEGGYVRQDTPDWHQMKKHTPTMGGVLILLVVSLTSLLWCRLDNIYIWLSLFTFLSFGMIGAIDDYKKIIDKKGLSSKTKFLFQIITASIVAFILYYYPKFNTTLYMPFFKNIHIDLGYLYIPLIIFIIVGASNAVNLTDGLDGLAIGPSLISVSTFAVFAFIAGNAVLSKYLIVPYVEGSGELTVFLMALLGAGLGFLWFNSFPAEMFMGDAGALSIGAVLGLVSVITKQELVLALVGGIFVIETISVILQVGYYRLTGGKRLFKMAPIHHHFELAGIPEPKIVVRVWIISIILAIIAISTLKIR; encoded by the coding sequence ATGTTTTATCATATATTTTATGAATTACTCGGATTAAATATATTCAAATATATAACTTTTCGTGGATTTTATGCATTAATTACAGCATTTTTTATATCTTTAATTATTGGCCCTTATGTAATAAATAAATTAAAAGCCTTTCAAAAAAAAGAAGGCGGTTATGTAAGGCAGGATACACCAGATTGGCATCAGATGAAAAAACATACACCTACTATGGGTGGAGTTTTAATATTGTTGGTTGTAAGCCTAACATCTTTATTATGGTGTAGATTAGATAATATATATATATGGCTTTCTTTATTTACATTTCTTTCTTTTGGAATGATAGGAGCAATAGATGATTATAAAAAAATAATAGATAAAAAAGGACTTAGTTCCAAAACTAAATTTTTATTTCAAATTATAACTGCTTCTATCGTAGCTTTTATCCTTTATTATTATCCTAAGTTTAATACAACTTTATATATGCCATTTTTTAAAAATATTCATATAGATTTAGGTTATCTTTATATTCCGCTTATAATATTTATTATTGTAGGAGCTTCCAATGCAGTAAATCTAACTGATGGGCTTGATGGACTTGCAATAGGTCCTTCTCTTATATCCGTATCTACATTTGCAGTATTTGCTTTTATTGCCGGTAATGCTGTATTATCTAAATATCTTATAGTTCCTTATGTAGAAGGAAGCGGAGAATTAACCGTTTTTTTGATGGCATTGCTTGGAGCAGGGCTTGGATTTTTATGGTTTAACTCATTTCCAGCAGAGATGTTTATGGGAGATGCAGGAGCATTATCCATAGGAGCAGTTCTTGGACTTGTATCTGTGATTACAAAACAAGAGCTTGTTCTTGCACTTGTGGGAGGTATTTTTGTTATTGAAACAATATCTGTTATATTACAGGTTGGATATTACAGATTAACCGGTGGAAAGAGATTATTTAAGATGGCACCTATACACCATCATTTTGAGTTAGCAGGTATTCCGGAGCCAAAAATAGTTGTAAGGGTATGGATAATATCTATAATCTTAGCAATAATTGCCATATCTACACTTAAAATAAGATGA
- a CDS encoding RNA methyltransferase — protein MKNSHVFLSVLHYPAVNKDKKWICTSFTTLDFHDIARPARTYELGAYYIVQPFEAQQYIIKEQIKYWTEGFGASFNPKRSQAGSIVKLSSSLTEVIEDIQKNFNKYPVLIATSAKRYENTISYKDMKEIIEKKENPFLILLGTGWGMPEELVKSCDYVLEPILGAGDYNHLSVRNAAAIILDRLFSPNR, from the coding sequence ATGAAAAATAGCCATGTTTTTTTATCTGTTTTACATTATCCGGCAGTAAATAAAGATAAAAAATGGATATGCACCTCTTTTACAACCCTTGATTTTCACGATATAGCAAGACCGGCAAGAACTTATGAACTTGGAGCTTATTATATAGTTCAACCATTTGAAGCACAACAATATATAATAAAGGAGCAGATAAAATACTGGACAGAAGGTTTTGGAGCATCATTTAATCCAAAACGCTCCCAAGCAGGTAGCATAGTAAAACTATCATCATCTTTAACAGAAGTGATAGAAGATATTCAAAAGAATTTCAATAAATATCCGGTTTTAATAGCAACATCTGCAAAAAGATATGAAAATACTATCTCTTATAAAGATATGAAAGAGATTATAGAGAAAAAAGAAAATCCATTTTTAATATTACTTGGAACAGGTTGGGGAATGCCGGAAGAACTTGTAAAAAGTTGTGATTATGTGTTAGAACCAATACTTGGAGCTGGTGATTATAACCATCTTTCAGTTAGAAATGCAGCAGCTATAATCCTTGATAGATTATTTTCACCAAATAGATAA
- the cimA gene encoding citramalate synthase: protein MEKKVLIYDTTLRDGTQAEGITVSVEDKLRIAEKLADFGVHYIEGGWPSSNPKDMEFFQEAKKLNLKNTKLTAFGMARRASLKVENDPQIQDLIKAETPAITIFGKSWDLHVTEALKTTLEKNLEMIYDSILYLKKYTDEVIFDAEHFFDGYKANPEYAIKVLKVAEEAGADFLVLCDTNGGTLPNEVENIFKAVKEAGIKSKLGIHAHNDSDTAVWNSIVAVLNGAVQVHGTINGFGERCGNANLCSIIPNLSLKLGYETVTRENIKKLKEVSNFVADIVNMPVPKNMPYVGDSAFAHKGGVHASAVLKTPRSYEHILPEEVGNKRKILVSDLAGKSNIIYKARELGIEIDEKDERIAKIVQEIKRLENEGYHFEAAEASLEILIRKHLEGIKNYFDLDAYRVLIARRYTDKSPISEATVRIKIDNDYEHTASLGNGPVNALDRALKKALINKYPSLAEVELIDYKVRIVNETGGTAAKIRVLIESRDKEKKWGTVGVSDNIIEASWQAVVDSLIYKLIKDGV from the coding sequence ATGGAAAAGAAGGTATTAATATACGATACAACATTGAGAGATGGAACACAGGCAGAAGGTATAACCGTTTCTGTTGAAGATAAATTAAGAATAGCAGAAAAGCTTGCAGATTTTGGAGTTCATTATATAGAAGGTGGATGGCCAAGCTCTAATCCAAAAGATATGGAATTTTTCCAAGAAGCAAAAAAATTAAATTTAAAAAATACGAAATTAACAGCATTTGGAATGGCAAGAAGAGCTTCTCTTAAAGTAGAAAATGACCCTCAAATTCAGGATTTAATCAAAGCCGAAACACCGGCTATAACCATATTCGGTAAAAGCTGGGATTTGCATGTTACAGAAGCTTTAAAAACAACCCTTGAAAAAAATTTAGAAATGATTTATGACAGTATCTTATATCTTAAAAAATATACAGATGAAGTTATATTTGATGCAGAGCATTTTTTTGATGGATATAAAGCAAATCCGGAGTATGCAATAAAAGTTTTAAAAGTTGCAGAGGAAGCCGGAGCAGATTTCCTTGTTCTGTGCGATACAAATGGTGGAACATTACCAAATGAAGTAGAAAATATATTTAAAGCTGTAAAAGAAGCCGGTATAAAATCAAAACTTGGTATTCACGCCCATAATGATTCAGACACAGCAGTATGGAACTCAATAGTAGCAGTTTTAAATGGAGCAGTTCAGGTGCATGGCACTATAAACGGATTTGGTGAAAGATGTGGAAATGCAAATCTTTGTTCAATTATACCTAATTTATCTTTAAAACTTGGATATGAAACAGTTACAAGAGAAAATATTAAAAAATTAAAAGAAGTATCTAATTTTGTAGCAGATATTGTTAATATGCCCGTTCCAAAAAATATGCCTTATGTTGGAGATAGTGCATTTGCCCATAAAGGTGGAGTTCACGCTTCGGCAGTATTAAAAACACCAAGAAGTTATGAACATATATTACCAGAAGAAGTTGGAAATAAAAGAAAAATACTTGTTTCTGATTTGGCCGGAAAAAGCAATATTATATACAAAGCCAGAGAGCTTGGAATAGAGATAGATGAAAAAGATGAAAGAATTGCAAAAATAGTTCAGGAGATAAAAAGACTTGAAAATGAAGGATACCATTTTGAAGCGGCAGAAGCTTCCCTTGAAATACTTATAAGAAAACATTTAGAAGGTATAAAAAATTATTTTGATTTAGATGCTTACAGAGTTTTAATTGCAAGAAGATATACAGATAAATCTCCAATTTCTGAAGCAACCGTTAGAATAAAAATTGATAATGATTATGAACATACAGCATCCTTGGGAAATGGTCCTGTAAATGCCCTTGATAGAGCATTAAAGAAAGCATTAATAAATAAATATCCTTCTCTTGCAGAAGTAGAGCTTATAGATTATAAAGTTAGAATAGTAAATGAAACCGGTGGAACAGCTGCAAAAATAAGGGTTTTAATAGAAAGCAGAGATAAAGAAAAAAAATGGGGAACAGTGGGAGTTTCTGATAATATTATAGAAGCTTCATGGCAAGCTGTAGTTGATAGCCTTATTTACAAATTGATAAAAGACGGAGTATAG
- the hisF gene encoding imidazole glycerol phosphate synthase subunit HisF, with protein MLAKRIIPCLDVNKGRVVKGVNFLNLIDAGDPVEIASLYQEQGADEIVFLDITASAEDRDIILDVVKHTAETVFMPLTVGGGVRSLEDIRKLLENGADKVSINTAAVKQPSLVESAALRFGSSTIIVAIDAKKVADNKWKVYINGGRTETDLDAVEWAKAVESLGAGEILLTSMDKDGTKSGYDIELTKAVSEAVKIPVIASGGAGNKEHFYQAFTEGKADACLAASLFHFRELEIPDLKLYLKEKEINVRL; from the coding sequence TTGTTAGCAAAAAGAATAATACCTTGTTTAGATGTTAATAAAGGAAGAGTTGTAAAAGGTGTAAATTTTTTAAATCTTATTGATGCAGGAGATCCGGTAGAGATAGCATCTTTATATCAAGAGCAAGGTGCCGATGAAATAGTATTCCTTGATATTACGGCATCTGCAGAAGATAGGGATATTATTCTTGATGTTGTCAAACATACTGCAGAAACTGTTTTTATGCCTTTAACGGTCGGTGGTGGTGTAAGGTCATTAGAAGATATTAGAAAATTACTTGAAAATGGAGCAGATAAAGTATCTATCAATACTGCTGCTGTTAAACAGCCTTCCTTGGTAGAAAGTGCAGCCCTTAGATTTGGCTCATCAACAATTATAGTAGCAATAGATGCAAAAAAAGTTGCAGATAATAAATGGAAAGTATATATAAATGGTGGAAGAACGGAAACAGATTTAGATGCTGTAGAATGGGCAAAAGCAGTAGAATCCCTCGGAGCAGGAGAAATACTGCTTACATCTATGGATAAAGATGGAACAAAATCCGGTTATGATATAGAACTTACAAAAGCAGTAAGTGAAGCAGTAAAAATTCCTGTGATAGCTTCCGGTGGTGCAGGTAATAAAGAGCATTTTTATCAGGCATTTACAGAAGGAAAAGCAGATGCCTGTCTTGCAGCTTCTTTATTTCATTTCAGAGAGCTTGAAATACCTGATTTAAAATTATATCTAAAAGAAAAAGAAATAAATGTTAGATTATAA
- a CDS encoding toprim domain-containing protein gives MDFEDWKERLKKASEESIIIVEGKKDKEKLNKYSIKNIFVIQGQKFYDIIDYIAENYKKCIILTDLDKHGEKIYQKLSFALSKEGVEIDNSFRENLKEINVEEIENLP, from the coding sequence ATGGATTTTGAAGATTGGAAAGAAAGATTAAAAAAGGCTTCTGAAGAAAGTATTATTATTGTTGAAGGTAAAAAAGATAAAGAAAAATTAAATAAATATAGTATCAAAAATATCTTTGTAATCCAAGGTCAAAAATTTTATGATATCATTGATTATATAGCAGAAAATTACAAAAAATGCATAATTCTTACTGATTTAGATAAACATGGTGAAAAAATTTATCAAAAATTAAGCTTTGCATTATCAAAAGAAGGAGTAGAAATAGATAATAGTTTTAGGGAAAATTTAAAAGAGATAAATGTTGAAGAGATAGAAAATCTACCATAA